A window of Acidobacteriota bacterium contains these coding sequences:
- a CDS encoding DUF1207 domain-containing protein, giving the protein MPRSAHPGLLAATAMAAALLLASPTAWPAAQPPTDEFLKGYLSALLEGDLALDSGRYSLEVSGGVARVRLPGADEALVRTVEERLSSVRGLADLVVLATPPAAPAGKMRRAVYSAREALGLSSESALFPAGDVFQPLLADVKQTQFFVGFRRFHAFGQTPDPDLDAFTMAAVSYGGAFGLYRRLGRRPGEGLQMGLDGALFAQFDMDAPSHDLLNADYTVGLPITYREGGFSARLRLYHQSSHLGDEFLLRYRPDRINLSYEAIQLTISGEKGPWRLYGGGEWLLTRDPRDLHRGSLQTGLEFRSASPLLWGGRPVAALDVKSYGENGWTPSFSVRAGLEFGPADPARRHLRLLAEGYRGFAPYGQFYREKVEYLGMAVTFNY; this is encoded by the coding sequence ATGCCGCGTTCCGCCCATCCAGGGCTTCTCGCCGCCACGGCGATGGCCGCCGCGCTCCTTCTCGCCTCCCCGACGGCATGGCCGGCCGCCCAGCCTCCCACGGACGAGTTTCTGAAGGGATACCTGAGCGCATTGCTCGAAGGGGACCTGGCACTCGATTCAGGGCGATATTCCCTCGAGGTCTCAGGCGGTGTGGCCCGGGTCCGGCTCCCGGGAGCCGACGAGGCCCTGGTCCGGACCGTGGAAGAGAGGCTGTCCTCGGTGCGCGGCTTGGCCGACCTGGTCGTCCTGGCGACCCCACCCGCGGCCCCCGCGGGGAAAATGCGCCGGGCCGTCTATTCCGCCCGCGAGGCCCTCGGCCTTTCCTCCGAATCGGCTCTTTTCCCCGCCGGAGACGTTTTTCAGCCCCTCCTGGCGGACGTGAAGCAGACTCAGTTCTTTGTGGGCTTCCGCAGGTTTCACGCCTTCGGCCAGACGCCCGATCCCGACCTCGACGCCTTCACGATGGCCGCGGTCTCCTATGGAGGCGCGTTCGGGCTCTACCGCCGCCTGGGCCGAAGGCCGGGAGAGGGACTGCAGATGGGCCTCGACGGCGCCCTCTTCGCCCAATTCGACATGGATGCCCCCTCCCACGATCTCCTCAACGCGGACTACACGGTGGGGCTCCCCATCACCTACCGAGAGGGGGGCTTTTCGGCGCGGCTTCGGTTGTACCACCAGAGTTCGCACCTCGGCGACGAGTTTCTGCTGCGTTATAGGCCCGACCGGATCAACCTCTCCTACGAGGCGATCCAGCTCACGATTTCGGGGGAGAAGGGCCCCTGGAGGCTCTACGGCGGGGGAGAATGGCTCCTGACCCGCGACCCTCGCGACCTGCACCGTGGCTCCCTGCAGACAGGATTAGAATTCCGAAGCGCCAGTCCCCTGCTCTGGGGTGGCCGGCCCGTGGCCGCCCTGGACGTGAAGAGTTACGGGGAGAATGGCTGGACCCCCAGCTTCAGCGTTCGGGCGGGCCTCGAGTTCGGCCCCGCGGACCCGGCCCGCCGCCACCTCAGGCTCCTCGCCGAAGGCTACCGAGGTTTCGCGCCTTACGGCCAGTTTTACCGGGAGAAGGTGGAGTACCTGGGGATGGCCGTCACCTTCAACTACTGA
- a CDS encoding dienelactone hydrolase family protein gives MKNLVFAAVAVLAVGLRAGAEIRGETVEYKEGGTVLEGYRVAESEATGSRPGVLVVHQWMGLTDFEKGRAEALARLGYVVLCADVYGKGVRASNPKEAGTLAGAYKKDRTLYRKRLTAALERLRSDPAVDGTRLAAVGYCFGGTGVLELARSGADLRGVVSFHGGLDTPSPSLPGTIRASVLVLHGGDDPWVPPAQVAAFEEEMRRAGADWQVTAYGGAVHAFTDPGAGTDASKGAAYDPRADRRSWEAMRDFLLEIFGQ, from the coding sequence ATGAAGAATCTCGTGTTCGCGGCGGTTGCGGTTCTTGCGGTGGGCCTGCGTGCGGGCGCAGAGATCCGCGGCGAAACCGTCGAGTACAAGGAAGGGGGGACGGTGCTCGAAGGGTATCGGGTGGCGGAGAGTGAGGCGACGGGGTCCCGGCCCGGTGTTCTGGTCGTCCACCAGTGGATGGGGCTGACGGACTTCGAGAAGGGGAGGGCCGAGGCCCTCGCGCGCCTCGGCTACGTCGTTCTGTGCGCCGACGTGTACGGAAAGGGCGTTCGCGCCTCGAACCCGAAAGAGGCGGGAACCTTGGCCGGTGCGTACAAGAAGGACAGAACTCTCTATCGCAAACGCCTGACGGCCGCGCTCGAGCGACTCCGGAGCGATCCTGCGGTGGACGGCACCCGGCTCGCGGCCGTCGGCTACTGCTTCGGGGGGACCGGTGTCCTGGAGCTGGCCCGGAGCGGGGCGGACCTCAGGGGCGTGGTTTCCTTCCACGGCGGCCTGGATACGCCCTCGCCCTCGCTTCCGGGAACGATCCGGGCCTCGGTCCTTGTCCTCCACGGCGGGGACGACCCGTGGGTCCCTCCGGCGCAGGTGGCCGCCTTCGAGGAGGAAATGCGCAGGGCGGGCGCGGATTGGCAGGTCACGGCCTATGGAGGCGCCGTACACGCCTTCACGGACCCCGGAGCCGGGACGGACGCGTCGAAGGGGGCAGCCTACGATCCCCGGGCGGACAGGAGGTCCTGGGAGGCCATGCGGGACTTCCTCTTGGAGATCTTCGGTCAGTAG